A window of the Desulfobacula toluolica Tol2 genome harbors these coding sequences:
- a CDS encoding tyrosine-type recombinase/integrase produces MIALLDEYRTQLSDVCGYANQTVENYASCMGKFARYLKEQNNIPVTQAQGTHICQWIAHLKQEGFSYSRMEHHRSALKTFYTMLVKLDIMAKSPAQALPKLKKNGPSTVMPVSKAIVFKLLNSIDRSTWMENRNHLILSFLWALGLRVSELTRLVIGSFEPGHGPKIGLLRVKGKNKKQRALFVVDKLYDNLLAYLSHPKTLKFKKDPMFPVESGTAISTDRVQRKLRQYCKKAGITERITPHVLRHSFATEMYHARVPLHAIQAMMGHSNTAETAIYIKVDDSFKQEALNQLVINGRMSWE; encoded by the coding sequence ATGATTGCTCTGTTGGATGAATACAGAACACAGTTGTCTGATGTCTGTGGATACGCCAATCAAACCGTTGAAAATTATGCTTCCTGTATGGGCAAGTTTGCCCGGTATTTAAAAGAGCAGAACAACATCCCTGTCACCCAGGCCCAGGGGACGCACATTTGTCAGTGGATAGCACATTTAAAACAAGAAGGTTTCAGTTACAGCCGGATGGAACATCATCGATCCGCCTTAAAAACATTTTATACCATGTTGGTTAAACTGGATATCATGGCAAAAAGTCCGGCCCAAGCATTGCCCAAGTTAAAGAAAAACGGCCCCAGCACAGTTATGCCGGTATCAAAAGCCATTGTTTTTAAATTATTAAACAGTATCGACCGGTCCACCTGGATGGAGAATCGAAATCACCTTATCCTATCTTTTTTGTGGGCGCTTGGTTTAAGGGTCAGTGAGCTTACCCGGCTTGTCATTGGATCTTTTGAACCCGGGCATGGTCCTAAAATCGGGCTTTTGCGGGTAAAAGGGAAAAACAAAAAACAGCGGGCTTTATTTGTGGTGGATAAATTATATGACAATCTTTTGGCATATCTGTCCCACCCAAAGACATTAAAATTTAAAAAAGATCCCATGTTCCCGGTTGAAAGTGGTACGGCCATCTCAACCGATCGGGTTCAAAGAAAATTGAGGCAGTATTGCAAAAAAGCCGGTATCACAGAAAGAATTACTCCCCATGTACTCAGGCACTCCTTTGCCACTGAAATGTATCACGCCAGGGTACCGCTTCATGCCATCCAGGCGATGATGGGACATTCCAATACGGCTGAAACCGCAATTTACATCAAGGTGGATGACAGTTTTAAACAGGAAGCCTTAAATCAGCTGGTTATTAATGGGAGGATGTCATGGGAGTAA
- a CDS encoding HD domain-containing protein — protein sequence MYEKIIKFIKPFYKKNTLSHDYSHAISVYENVKRICKKESLEGEVAKISALFHDIIQLKDKSGEDVVASAAIAKDFLIRQGVDKETYDQVHTSIIESSWDFFDKSKKLSSMQSYLLRDADFLESIGTHGLVRVFSYSGENRIVFGFPPFIEKENTAYNHINNKLLKMKDYFHFKTALAEAERRHKYMRQFLDQYSKETKW from the coding sequence ATGTACGAAAAAATTATAAAATTTATTAAGCCTTTTTATAAAAAAAACACTTTATCTCATGATTATTCCCATGCCATAAGTGTTTATGAGAATGTTAAACGAATATGTAAAAAAGAATCTCTTGAGGGTGAAGTAGCAAAAATTTCGGCCCTGTTTCATGACATAATCCAGTTAAAAGATAAGTCTGGAGAGGATGTTGTAGCATCTGCGGCTATCGCTAAAGATTTCTTGATCAGACAAGGAGTCGATAAAGAAACATATGACCAGGTGCATACTTCAATTATTGAATCATCGTGGGACTTTTTCGATAAATCTAAAAAATTATCATCTATGCAATCTTACCTGTTAAGGGATGCTGATTTTCTAGAATCAATTGGTACCCATGGGTTAGTAAGAGTTTTTTCATATTCAGGTGAAAATAGAATTGTTTTCGGGTTTCCCCCTTTTATTGAGAAAGAAAACACGGCGTATAATCATATCAATAATAAATTACTTAAAATGAAAGATTATTTTCATTTTAAGACTGCCCTTGCGGAGGCTGAACGTAGACATAAATACATGCGACAATTTTTAGACCAATATAGTAAAGAAACCAAATGGTAA
- a CDS encoding AAA family ATPase: MKIKEVKIENWRSIQSGNLSFQDLMIFIGQNNHGKSNILSALLFFFGEIKPQELDFYNESEELHVEIVFSNLDENDKSTFNKYLTSDNEIKVRKTAYFSGNFDYKGYVQNPTTEWLQENNASAYTTRAVAEALPLAEFLPESGRITNANIVFAQTQYISRNSDSIEFSYELESTNFLGLKNVAKGIFGQIFHIPAVRNATDDYITKDSSPFGSLYSKLIEQMSSSNPDWISAKENISGLFGLLNKTDENGNHNAQRPQELTRFEAKLSSHLSSWGAEIDVEIVAPNIDDVFKANTKVWINDGVKTDINRKGHGLQRALIFALIKTIAETLREEHLAAQESEQGTSSRRASNSMFFILEEPELYLHPQAQRALFETLTTLADSGAQVSFSTHSSALVDLERYKSICIVRKDSPTTGTTVCQCTDDIFSGDSKKDFNLSYWVNPDRSELFFAQKVILVEGATEKTVIPFLAQKIECFKHEYSVIDCGSKNNIPAYCGLLNKFSIPYVAVYDVDHQNGKSQQAIESADIATNAITAAIDSDFGTTIALVNDIEEELQMPQGTGSKPYVALEEINKESFEITGQMKSKIEKMFE, translated from the coding sequence TTGAAAATCAAGGAAGTAAAAATAGAAAATTGGCGGTCGATTCAATCGGGCAATTTATCTTTTCAAGACTTAATGATATTTATAGGCCAGAACAATCATGGCAAATCTAACATACTTAGCGCACTACTTTTTTTCTTCGGAGAAATTAAACCTCAAGAATTAGATTTCTATAATGAATCAGAAGAGCTACATGTCGAAATAGTTTTTTCTAATTTAGATGAAAATGACAAATCAACTTTCAATAAATATCTGACGTCTGATAATGAAATTAAAGTTCGAAAAACAGCATATTTTTCAGGAAATTTTGATTATAAAGGTTATGTTCAAAATCCCACTACTGAATGGCTTCAAGAAAACAACGCTAGTGCCTACACCACAAGGGCTGTTGCTGAAGCTCTACCCCTAGCAGAATTTTTACCTGAATCAGGTAGAATCACAAATGCAAATATTGTTTTCGCCCAAACTCAATATATCTCAAGAAACTCAGATTCTATTGAGTTTAGCTATGAATTAGAAAGTACAAATTTTTTGGGTTTGAAAAACGTTGCTAAAGGTATTTTTGGGCAAATATTCCATATCCCAGCAGTACGAAATGCTACCGACGATTATATAACGAAAGACTCAAGTCCCTTTGGTTCACTTTATTCAAAATTGATAGAACAAATGTCTTCTTCGAATCCAGATTGGATTTCTGCGAAAGAAAACATTTCAGGCCTATTTGGCTTGCTTAACAAAACTGATGAGAATGGCAACCACAATGCGCAAAGACCTCAAGAACTTACTAGGTTTGAAGCTAAGCTTAGTTCACACCTCTCTTCTTGGGGTGCTGAAATCGATGTAGAAATTGTAGCCCCAAATATTGATGATGTTTTTAAAGCAAACACAAAAGTTTGGATAAATGATGGGGTTAAAACTGATATAAATCGAAAAGGCCATGGGCTACAAAGGGCATTAATATTCGCTTTAATCAAAACTATCGCTGAAACACTTCGAGAAGAACATTTAGCCGCACAGGAATCAGAACAAGGTACAAGTTCCAGGAGAGCATCAAATTCAATGTTTTTCATTTTAGAAGAACCTGAATTGTATCTACATCCACAAGCTCAGAGGGCTTTATTTGAAACCCTAACTACTTTAGCTGATAGTGGAGCTCAAGTTTCATTTAGCACCCATTCAAGCGCACTTGTAGATTTAGAGAGGTATAAGTCAATCTGTATCGTAAGAAAAGATTCTCCAACTACTGGAACGACAGTATGTCAGTGCACAGATGACATTTTTTCTGGTGACAGTAAAAAAGATTTTAACTTAAGTTATTGGGTTAACCCTGATCGAAGCGAACTGTTTTTTGCTCAAAAGGTTATCCTAGTCGAAGGTGCAACTGAAAAAACCGTAATCCCATTTCTTGCTCAAAAAATTGAATGTTTTAAACATGAATATTCTGTAATTGATTGTGGCTCAAAAAATAACATTCCCGCATATTGTGGCCTTTTGAACAAGTTCAGTATTCCTTATGTAGCTGTATATGACGTTGATCACCAAAACGGTAAATCACAACAAGCTATCGAATCTGCAGATATTGCAACTAATGCTATAACGGCTGCCATTGACTCTGATTTTGGTACTACTATCGCTTTGGTAAATGATATTGAAGAAGAACTACAAATGCCACAGGGAACTGGTAGTAAACCCTATGTCGCTCTTGAAGAAATCAACAAAGAATCGTTTGAAATTACAGGTCAAATGAAAAGTAAGATTGAAAAAATGTTTGAATAA
- a CDS encoding restriction endonuclease produces MKKKELQEYLNHYIHSDEPAHFHPHETENILVSDIPDDIEIEICELDAKGIRHIELEGTFKKQNGKLHLNMTHDWYRKWWTAPLGMAHHMDLIKRLVEFRQKEEKNIEDIEFDDEGDWCHLYYSIVIPKEIKTLYQAYDFGVDFSIWKDRILHSVQNRIGSIVNEIANEYSSFKSLEFPELIERVGNETNPNIKGRLLEELMCKFFSFVKGFEVIERLKTETEEIDLVILNKSTTPIWQKESSLILVECKNWSGKCGKNELVVFREKISNRKGRAKIGFFISWNGFAETR; encoded by the coding sequence ATGAAAAAAAAAGAACTCCAAGAATATCTTAATCATTATATTCATTCTGATGAACCAGCACATTTTCATCCTCATGAAACTGAAAACATTTTAGTGTCTGATATACCAGACGATATTGAAATTGAAATTTGTGAACTTGATGCAAAAGGCATTCGTCACATCGAGCTTGAGGGTACGTTCAAAAAACAAAACGGTAAATTGCATCTCAATATGACGCATGACTGGTATCGCAAGTGGTGGACCGCTCCATTAGGTATGGCACACCATATGGACCTTATAAAACGCCTCGTTGAGTTTAGACAAAAAGAAGAAAAAAATATCGAAGATATTGAATTCGATGATGAAGGTGATTGGTGTCATTTATATTATTCGATTGTCATTCCTAAAGAAATCAAAACTCTATATCAAGCATATGATTTCGGTGTCGATTTTTCAATTTGGAAAGATAGGATACTTCATAGTGTCCAGAATAGAATTGGGTCGATTGTAAATGAAATTGCGAATGAATACTCATCGTTTAAATCGCTCGAATTTCCAGAGCTAATCGAACGGGTGGGGAATGAAACGAATCCCAATATTAAGGGTAGGTTGCTTGAAGAACTGATGTGCAAATTTTTCAGCTTTGTCAAAGGATTTGAAGTTATCGAAAGATTGAAAACAGAGACTGAGGAAATTGATCTGGTGATTTTGAACAAATCAACAACCCCTATATGGCAAAAAGAATCATCGCTTATTTTGGTCGAATGTAAAAACTGGTCAGGGAAATGCGGTAAAAATGAGCTGGTTGTTTTTAGAGAAAAAATTTCCAATCGTAAGGGGCGAGCAAAAATTGGTTTTTTTATTTCTTGGAATGGGTTTGCTGAAACTCGATGA
- a CDS encoding tyrosine-type recombinase/integrase: MLEIKIDHFLDYCKVSNFATRSIQSLRVRLNEFARFLDKVPVDSLQAISYKHLKEFITQYQSPSIHVRKARIWSLRQFYHFLKMNGWIKINIASDFPYPKIEKTIPHFLTIEEFNTLLTFFYRLASDTAGYRNLVMIMMLGLLGLRLSSVLCLNIEDVDIETGLLQITEKGGKQRPLIMPKVLCHILDQYFSFLNEEQGPLFLSKRNKRLSPRTLRDIFQKAADSLDIDKYFHAHLFRHTAATHLNKVSDPEITRHVLGHVRSNSTRKYTHLNPDQYAVYMQVHPYMGLNAEVSP; this comes from the coding sequence ATGCTGGAAATCAAGATAGACCATTTTCTCGATTATTGTAAAGTGTCAAATTTTGCAACCAGATCCATTCAATCATTAAGGGTAAGACTAAATGAGTTTGCCCGGTTCCTTGACAAAGTGCCGGTAGACTCACTCCAGGCTATCTCGTACAAGCATTTAAAAGAATTTATTACCCAATATCAGAGTCCTTCAATTCATGTCAGAAAAGCCCGCATCTGGAGCTTGAGGCAATTTTACCATTTTTTAAAAATGAACGGATGGATAAAAATCAATATTGCCTCAGACTTTCCCTATCCCAAGATTGAAAAGACAATCCCGCATTTTTTGACCATCGAAGAGTTCAATACCCTTTTGACTTTTTTTTATCGCCTGGCATCCGATACTGCAGGGTACAGAAACCTTGTCATGATTATGATGCTTGGGCTCCTTGGTCTGAGACTATCCTCTGTTCTTTGTCTGAACATAGAAGACGTGGACATTGAAACCGGGCTTTTGCAAATCACAGAAAAGGGGGGAAAACAAAGACCGCTGATCATGCCGAAGGTTTTATGCCATATTCTGGACCAGTATTTTTCTTTTCTTAATGAAGAACAAGGGCCCTTGTTTTTATCTAAAAGGAACAAACGGCTTTCTCCACGAACCTTGCGTGATATCTTCCAAAAGGCGGCAGATTCGCTTGATATTGATAAGTATTTTCATGCCCATCTTTTTCGTCATACGGCTGCGACCCATTTGAACAAGGTGTCCGATCCAGAAATAACCAGGCATGTCCTGGGGCATGTGCGAAGCAACAGCACCCGGAAATATACTCACCTTAATCCGGATCAATATGCGGTATATATGCAGGTCCACCCTTATATGGGGTTAAACGCGGAGGTGAGTCCATGA
- a CDS encoding tyrosine-type recombinase/integrase, which produces MGVNTTNFFSHIESYMNYRSTVYDISEQTIKSNRCDLKLFKAFMDEHQHETITGPVVMDFQQYLKVKRKNCGGSLNRKLFTLRSYSHYLRLQEVDESEDLPFKNILKVRQGYRNRPDALTAKQIKQFLDTIDRSTCLGVRDYAIYALMYLCGLRIGEVFGLDLTNIDLKTKEITVTGKGKRIRTLHLSDELFQILSEYLAVRTFFYKNEYRNALFISKKGNRLAIRTMEDNFKKIVLKSGLQTRFNVSCHTLRHSFASHLNDQEVDMLVIKSLMGHSTTRSTEIYIHPSMQKVRQAMEKLPGVIFMNELIKNGGVIFSFQELRT; this is translated from the coding sequence ATGGGAGTAAACACAACTAATTTTTTTAGCCATATTGAATCGTATATGAATTATCGATCAACCGTGTATGACATCAGTGAACAGACTATTAAAAGTAATCGTTGTGACCTTAAGCTTTTTAAAGCTTTCATGGATGAACACCAGCATGAAACAATCACCGGTCCTGTGGTGATGGACTTCCAGCAATATTTAAAGGTTAAGCGTAAAAACTGCGGCGGGTCTCTGAACCGAAAATTGTTTACCCTGCGAAGTTATTCTCATTATTTAAGACTCCAGGAGGTGGATGAATCTGAAGATTTGCCTTTTAAGAATATTCTAAAAGTCCGACAGGGATATCGAAACCGTCCGGATGCTTTGACCGCCAAACAGATCAAACAATTTTTAGATACCATCGACCGAAGTACATGCCTTGGTGTCCGGGATTATGCCATATATGCCCTGATGTATTTATGCGGTCTCAGGATCGGAGAAGTCTTCGGCCTGGACCTCACCAATATTGATTTAAAAACCAAAGAAATCACCGTGACTGGAAAAGGAAAAAGAATCCGCACGCTTCACTTGAGCGATGAATTGTTCCAGATCCTGTCGGAATATCTCGCCGTAAGAACCTTTTTTTATAAAAATGAGTATCGAAATGCCCTGTTTATCTCAAAAAAAGGAAACCGTCTGGCCATTCGTACCATGGAGGACAACTTCAAAAAGATCGTTTTAAAATCAGGCCTGCAAACCCGGTTCAATGTGTCTTGTCATACTCTGCGCCATTCCTTTGCCTCCCATCTCAATGATCAAGAAGTGGATATGCTTGTGATTAAAAGCTTAATGGGACATTCAACAACGAGAAGCACCGAAATTTACATCCATCCTTCAATGCAAAAAGTACGGCAGGCAATGGAAAAACTACCCGGCGTCATTTTTATGAATGAGCTTATAAAAAACGGAGGTGTTATTTTTAGTTTTCAAGAGCTTCGCACATAG
- the ltrA gene encoding group II intron reverse transcriptase/maturase: MIETNRRCILMDILPQQMEMFTALQITESPTESSRLMEFILERGNMFRALKRVRSNKGAPGIDNMTVDQLPGYLRRHWPKVKGKLLQGNYKPLPVKRKEIPKPDGGVRLLGIPTVLDRLIQQAVSEILQQIWDPHFSESSHGFRPGRSQHDAILQGKVYLLSGYTHSVNMDLSKFFDRVNHDRLMSRLAERIKDKRVLKLIRSYLTAGVMIDGVVVSAAEGTPQGGPLSPVISNIVLDELDKELEKRGHKFVRYADDFVIYLKSKKAAERVMKSVTRFITVKLRLKVNEEKSKVSRPWLDKFLGYTFISMCGKTKIRIHRKTIERFKERVRELTNRNCGLSLPQIIDKLNMYIRGWWNYYCLTEARHIFKSLNGWIIRRLRCVVWKQWKNPGTKIRNLLKRGIPFQYAVTCGNSRKKHWRMSRVKWVVMALPNKYFLSLGLFLPGN; this comes from the coding sequence ATGATAGAGACAAATAGGAGGTGTATACTTATGGACATATTGCCACAGCAGATGGAAATGTTCACAGCGTTACAGATCACCGAAAGTCCGACAGAAAGTTCCCGACTCATGGAGTTTATCCTTGAAAGGGGAAACATGTTCAGAGCATTAAAAAGGGTCCGTAGCAACAAAGGGGCACCTGGAATCGACAACATGACCGTTGATCAACTACCGGGTTACCTCAGACGCCACTGGCCCAAAGTTAAGGGAAAGTTGCTGCAGGGAAACTACAAGCCATTACCGGTGAAAAGGAAAGAAATTCCTAAACCCGATGGCGGAGTAAGACTGCTCGGCATTCCAACAGTTTTGGATCGTTTGATCCAGCAAGCCGTCAGCGAGATATTGCAGCAAATATGGGACCCGCATTTTTCTGAGTCCAGTCATGGATTCAGACCTGGAAGATCCCAGCATGATGCCATACTCCAAGGCAAAGTTTATCTGCTCTCAGGATATACACACTCTGTTAATATGGATCTTTCCAAATTTTTCGACAGAGTGAACCATGACCGCCTCATGAGCCGTCTGGCTGAAAGAATAAAGGATAAGCGGGTTCTCAAGCTTATCCGAAGTTACTTAACAGCCGGTGTCATGATCGACGGGGTGGTTGTATCTGCCGCTGAAGGAACTCCTCAAGGCGGCCCTCTTTCACCAGTGATTTCAAATATCGTTTTGGATGAACTGGATAAAGAGTTGGAGAAAAGAGGGCATAAATTTGTCAGATACGCTGATGACTTTGTCATATATCTCAAGAGCAAGAAAGCGGCCGAACGTGTTATGAAAAGTGTTACACGGTTTATAACCGTAAAGCTCAGGCTCAAGGTCAATGAAGAGAAAAGCAAGGTCAGCCGACCATGGCTGGACAAATTTCTCGGCTACACATTTATCAGTATGTGCGGCAAGACCAAGATCCGCATACACCGGAAAACAATCGAGCGCTTCAAAGAAAGGGTTCGAGAATTAACAAACCGGAACTGTGGTCTAAGTCTTCCCCAGATCATTGATAAATTGAATATGTACATCAGGGGATGGTGGAATTATTACTGTCTCACCGAAGCAAGACACATATTCAAGTCCTTGAACGGCTGGATTATCCGCCGCTTGAGATGTGTTGTATGGAAACAGTGGAAAAATCCCGGAACGAAAATCCGGAACCTGCTTAAACGAGGCATACCGTTTCAATATGCCGTCACTTGCGGAAATTCCCGCAAGAAACACTGGCGCATGAGCAGGGTTAAATGGGTTGTCATGGCTCTGCCAAACAAATATTTCCTTTCTCTTGGATTATTTCTGCCCGGGAACTAA
- a CDS encoding B12-binding domain-containing radical SAM protein, producing the protein MKRILLLKPPSPTLVNGKISKLPLELMSLASALSSKPFYNLLVEKYGSIDKKASEYQIVIEDLSSLKSLSQKNISSLECFDLVGITSTTSQINQAVNICSILKEKNPNAKFVIGGPHASLAKEQLLVYNLFDVINVGEGIESFPLIASDILNDAPFYRAENIIYDGHRNYKDTSKSLVSINNYPLSSNSITLLDLSLYDTSGFIAHDGIIKTPIALIQTSIGCNHNCSFCSIPQIYNYRKFVCLERICEEFIQYFKNGIRLFHIVDDTFSDPFGRPLELSTLLNNTFRQGMIEWVFNIRADDLVNRYLDNLSGNNFKNLVWYFNQLSKSGCRGISIGVETGDSSLLKRINKRTSLSCVSLLTDAAKEAGLGVKWYLMVGLPGQNWNSIFKTADFITKNVPTGMAVSFFIPHIGTEFFSDKRIKFESNNFNDFLSCPEPKDRYQKTLKSIISTDVMNNEEITKARNFLIDTFLENKGKKQGVEKCGL; encoded by the coding sequence ATGAAACGAATTCTTCTACTGAAGCCACCTTCTCCAACATTAGTTAATGGAAAAATATCAAAACTACCTCTTGAATTAATGTCTTTGGCAAGTGCTTTGAGTTCCAAGCCATTTTATAATCTATTGGTAGAGAAATACGGAAGCATAGATAAAAAAGCAAGTGAATATCAAATTGTGATTGAAGATTTGTCGTCCTTAAAATCACTTAGTCAAAAGAATATTAGTAGTTTGGAGTGCTTTGATCTTGTAGGAATTACGTCAACCACCTCACAAATAAACCAGGCTGTGAATATCTGTTCGATTCTGAAAGAAAAAAATCCGAATGCAAAATTTGTAATTGGCGGACCGCACGCTTCTCTGGCAAAAGAACAATTACTGGTGTACAATCTATTTGATGTAATTAATGTTGGAGAAGGTATTGAAAGTTTCCCACTAATTGCGAGTGACATTCTAAATGATGCTCCTTTTTATCGTGCTGAGAATATCATTTATGATGGGCATAGAAACTATAAGGACACTTCGAAATCATTAGTTTCCATAAATAATTATCCTCTCTCTTCGAATTCCATAACATTGCTTGATTTGAGTCTCTATGACACATCAGGATTTATAGCGCATGACGGTATAATCAAAACCCCTATTGCGTTAATTCAGACAAGCATAGGGTGCAATCATAACTGTTCCTTTTGTTCAATACCCCAAATATATAACTATAGAAAATTTGTTTGTCTTGAACGAATATGCGAAGAATTTATTCAATATTTTAAAAATGGGATAAGGTTATTTCATATAGTCGATGATACATTTAGCGATCCTTTTGGAAGACCATTAGAATTATCAACGCTCTTAAATAATACATTCAGGCAAGGGATGATAGAGTGGGTTTTTAATATTAGAGCAGACGATTTGGTAAACAGATATCTTGATAATCTTAGTGGAAATAATTTTAAAAATTTAGTTTGGTACTTCAATCAACTTTCTAAAAGTGGATGTCGAGGTATCAGTATTGGAGTTGAAACTGGGGATTCATCACTTTTAAAAAGGATAAATAAAAGAACAAGTCTATCTTGTGTCTCTTTATTGACTGATGCAGCAAAAGAAGCCGGATTGGGAGTTAAATGGTATTTGATGGTAGGTCTTCCTGGTCAAAATTGGAATTCCATATTTAAAACAGCAGATTTTATAACTAAAAACGTACCAACCGGGATGGCTGTTAGCTTTTTCATCCCTCATATTGGGACAGAATTCTTTAGCGATAAAAGAATTAAGTTTGAGTCAAACAATTTTAATGATTTTCTTTCATGTCCTGAGCCCAAAGATAGATACCAGAAAACATTGAAATCAATTATTAGCACTGATGTGATGAACAATGAAGAAATTACAAAAGCAAGAAATTTTTTAATTGATACTTTTTTAGAAAACAAAGGCAAAAAACAAGGAGTTGAAAAATGTGGCCTATGA